In Bradyrhizobium guangxiense, the following are encoded in one genomic region:
- a CDS encoding LysR family transcriptional regulator: MQYFLCLAEEKNVTRAARQLNIVQPALSMQIAKLEAELGQKLFDRSVQGMTLTSAGEALVRLTAPIVRDAEYARQEMAQLGGGISGRVSVGLITSVAQSTMARSSAPVASRYPDITLSVCEGYTETLVDWVNTGQLDFALINVPRRKTPLAARHVMDEEMVFACRKDGPIRPPAKLRFDHIANVDLVLPSKRHGLRLILDEHAAAIGIDLRPRLELDTLPALCDVISTTDFATVLPTIALRQSLASGAIRAHRFDEQRIVRSIAWVHHPRRAVSVAAKAVLDVISQDLAQAAAVASGFVEPAPRDATLPLRKERGKPRRKAIS; the protein is encoded by the coding sequence ATGCAATATTTCCTGTGCCTAGCCGAGGAAAAGAACGTCACAAGGGCCGCGCGCCAGCTCAACATCGTGCAGCCGGCACTAAGCATGCAGATCGCCAAGCTCGAGGCCGAGCTTGGCCAAAAGCTGTTCGACCGCAGTGTGCAGGGCATGACGCTGACCAGCGCCGGCGAAGCGCTGGTGCGGCTGACCGCCCCGATCGTGCGCGACGCCGAATATGCGCGTCAGGAGATGGCACAGCTCGGCGGGGGCATCTCGGGCCGCGTCTCGGTCGGCCTCATCACATCGGTGGCGCAGAGCACGATGGCGAGGTCGTCGGCGCCCGTCGCCAGCCGCTATCCCGACATCACGCTGTCGGTCTGCGAGGGCTATACAGAGACGCTGGTCGACTGGGTCAACACCGGCCAGCTCGATTTCGCGCTGATCAACGTGCCGCGCCGCAAGACGCCGTTGGCAGCGCGTCACGTCATGGACGAGGAGATGGTGTTCGCCTGCCGGAAAGACGGCCCGATCAGGCCGCCTGCAAAACTACGCTTCGACCACATCGCCAATGTCGATCTCGTGCTGCCGTCGAAGCGCCACGGCCTGCGCCTGATCCTCGACGAGCACGCCGCCGCAATCGGCATCGACCTGCGGCCACGCCTGGAGCTCGACACCCTGCCCGCGCTCTGCGACGTGATCTCGACTACCGATTTCGCGACGGTGCTGCCGACCATCGCCCTCCGGCAATCGCTCGCAAGCGGCGCCATTCGGGCGCATCGCTTCGACGAGCAGAGGATCGTGCGCTCGATTGCGTGGGTGCATCACCCCAGGCGCGCCGTGTCGGTCGCGGCCAAGGCCGTACTCGATGTCATCAGCCAGGATCTTGCGCAGGCCGCCGCCGTGGCGAGCGGG
- a CDS encoding UbiX family flavin prenyltransferase, whose translation MRDAWPKRMIIGISGASGVRYGVRLLQLLRNAGVETHLVMSKTAELTFAYETDLKIAEVKGLANVCHAIDDMASAISSGSFRTAGMIVAPCSMRSMSEIASGVTTTLLTRAADVVLKERRRLVLMVRETPLHTGHLRTMTALSEMGAIIAPPVPAFYAKPENLEDMVEHTVGRVLDLFDIDIGVVRRWGEDEALKRRSPTLHKAAP comes from the coding sequence ATGCGGGACGCCTGGCCCAAGCGGATGATCATCGGTATTTCCGGCGCCTCCGGCGTCCGCTATGGCGTGCGCCTGCTGCAGCTGCTGCGCAATGCCGGCGTCGAGACGCATCTGGTGATGTCGAAGACCGCCGAGTTGACCTTTGCCTACGAGACCGATTTGAAGATCGCAGAGGTGAAAGGGCTCGCCAATGTCTGCCATGCCATCGACGACATGGCCTCCGCCATCTCCAGTGGCTCGTTCCGCACCGCCGGCATGATTGTGGCGCCGTGCTCGATGCGCTCGATGTCCGAGATCGCCTCGGGCGTGACCACGACATTGCTGACTCGTGCCGCCGACGTCGTACTGAAGGAGCGCCGTCGTCTGGTGCTGATGGTGCGCGAGACCCCGCTGCACACCGGGCACCTCAGGACCATGACGGCGCTATCGGAGATGGGCGCGATCATCGCGCCGCCCGTGCCGGCCTTCTACGCCAAACCGGAAAATCTCGAAGACATGGTCGAGCACACCGTTGGCCGCGTGCTCGACTTGTTCGATATCGACATCGGCGTGGTGCGCCGCTGGGGCGAGGACGAGGCGCTTAAGCGCCGCTCGCCGACGCTGCACAAGGCTGCGCCCTGA
- a CDS encoding UbiD family decarboxylase, whose product MQMEPPARPAAKVQADLRGWLSYLAEHGKLAIAREGIGLADELAAIAKRLERDSAVLFPRPGGHEIPVVANLFAGRDWVAESLGVTEDQLLPRFLAAASHPLPTHEVARAPVQEVVHDNVDLLRQLPVPKHNERDSGPYITAGLLIARNPRTGVQNVSIHRCQISGKNRIGVLLLPRHTFSYYRLAEEQGQALEIAIVIGAHPALLLASQAIAALDEDEMAIAGALLGTPVDVVKCRTNSVRVPAHAEIVIEGRILQGVREPEGPFGEFPQYYGPRANREVIEVDAITHRKKPIFHTIVGGGFEHLILGGVPREATLLQHLRRSFPNVLDVRLTRGGPCRYHLAIKIDKANDGEPKNIMMCAFGAHYDIKQVVVVDKDVDISSSDEIEWAVATRFQADRDLMVVSGALGSKLDPTTDNGISAKMGLDATAPVSAPELAFKRIRVKGEEHVDLATALQADPSAAVARLLAEARA is encoded by the coding sequence ATGCAAATGGAACCTCCGGCCAGACCCGCTGCGAAGGTGCAAGCCGATCTACGCGGCTGGCTCTCCTACCTCGCCGAACACGGCAAGCTCGCCATTGCGCGCGAAGGCATTGGCCTCGCCGACGAGCTCGCCGCCATCGCCAAGCGCCTGGAGCGCGACAGCGCGGTGCTGTTTCCGCGCCCCGGCGGGCACGAGATCCCCGTGGTCGCCAATCTCTTTGCCGGGCGCGACTGGGTGGCCGAGTCCCTCGGCGTGACCGAGGACCAGTTGCTGCCGCGCTTTCTGGCGGCCGCCAGCCACCCGTTGCCGACGCATGAGGTCGCGAGGGCACCAGTGCAGGAGGTCGTGCATGATAATGTCGATCTGCTGCGCCAGCTCCCGGTGCCCAAGCACAATGAGCGCGACAGCGGTCCCTACATCACCGCCGGCCTCCTGATTGCGCGCAATCCCAGAACCGGCGTGCAGAACGTCTCGATCCACCGCTGCCAGATCTCCGGAAAGAACCGCATCGGCGTGCTCCTGCTACCGCGGCACACCTTCTCCTATTATCGCCTCGCCGAAGAGCAGGGGCAGGCGCTGGAGATCGCCATCGTCATCGGTGCGCATCCGGCACTGTTGCTGGCCTCCCAAGCCATCGCCGCACTCGATGAGGACGAGATGGCAATTGCCGGCGCGCTGCTTGGCACGCCTGTCGATGTCGTCAAATGCCGCACCAATTCGGTCCGCGTCCCTGCCCATGCGGAGATCGTGATCGAGGGGCGCATTCTTCAGGGCGTGCGCGAGCCGGAAGGCCCGTTCGGCGAGTTCCCTCAATATTACGGTCCGCGCGCCAACCGCGAGGTGATTGAGGTCGATGCGATCACGCATCGCAAGAAGCCGATCTTCCACACCATCGTTGGCGGCGGTTTCGAGCACCTGATCCTCGGCGGCGTGCCGCGCGAGGCGACGCTGCTCCAGCATCTGCGCCGCAGCTTCCCCAACGTGCTCGACGTTCGCCTGACGCGCGGCGGCCCCTGCCGCTATCATCTCGCGATCAAGATCGACAAGGCCAATGACGGCGAGCCCAAGAACATCATGATGTGCGCCTTCGGCGCCCACTACGACATCAAGCAGGTGGTCGTCGTGGACAAGGACGTCGACATCTCCTCATCGGACGAAATCGAATGGGCGGTGGCGACGCGCTTCCAGGCTGATCGCGATCTCATGGTCGTCTCAGGTGCGCTCGGCTCGAAGCTTGATCCGACCACCGACAACGGCATCAGCGCCAAGATGGGCCTGGATGCGACCGCACCGGTCAGCGCGCCCGAACTCGCCTTCAAGCGCATCCGCGTGAAGGGTGAGGAGCATGTCGATCTCGCCACTGCGTTGCAGGCCGATCCGAGTGCGGCGGTCGCGCGGCTTCTCGCGGAGGCGCGTGCATGA
- a CDS encoding helix-turn-helix transcriptional regulator, protein MSTALRIAHGAFGRVALLDMDRSLVRHAHHHCHVLLKVEGADTQFLVGDQVTPLTDTAAVLVDGWKPHAYVHDVNRPRTLIMALYIEPEWLKEFRPGWAASGAPGFFERPSGEVSPRIRQLTLHLATEMMANPDAVRTHEQTLSDLMIAVIERFTPWRSFPTSIRGMTAVGCDWRIRRAMDAMRVHDSYSNVDQFVKGAGLSRAQFFRLFETSLGVSPKLYLNVVRMERALEAVMREDTPLGELSERFGFPEPAHFTRFFRDHAGVSPREFRNVSRLAG, encoded by the coding sequence ATGTCGACGGCCCTGCGCATCGCTCACGGCGCTTTCGGCAGGGTCGCGCTGCTCGACATGGACCGTTCGCTGGTTCGTCACGCTCATCATCACTGTCACGTCCTGCTCAAGGTCGAGGGCGCCGACACGCAGTTCCTAGTCGGCGACCAGGTCACGCCGCTGACCGACACCGCCGCCGTGCTGGTCGACGGCTGGAAGCCGCATGCCTATGTGCACGACGTCAATCGGCCGCGCACGCTGATCATGGCGCTCTATATCGAGCCGGAATGGCTGAAGGAGTTCCGACCCGGTTGGGCTGCGAGCGGCGCGCCGGGCTTTTTCGAGCGTCCTTCGGGCGAGGTGTCGCCGCGCATCCGCCAGCTTACGCTGCATCTGGCCACTGAAATGATGGCGAATCCGGATGCGGTGCGCACCCATGAGCAGACCCTGTCTGACCTGATGATCGCGGTGATCGAACGCTTCACACCCTGGCGCAGCTTTCCGACCTCGATCCGCGGCATGACCGCGGTTGGCTGCGACTGGCGCATCCGCCGCGCCATGGACGCGATGCGCGTCCATGATTCCTATTCCAATGTCGATCAGTTCGTGAAGGGCGCGGGCCTCTCGCGCGCGCAATTCTTCCGCCTGTTCGAGACCTCACTCGGCGTCTCGCCAAAGCTCTATCTCAACGTTGTCCGCATGGAGCGCGCGCTCGAGGCCGTGATGCGCGAGGACACGCCGCTCGGCGAGCTCAGCGAGCGCTTTGGCTTTCCGGAGCCGGCGCATTTCACGCGTTTCTTCCGCGATCATGCCGGCGTCAGCCCGCGCGAGTTTCGCAACGTTTCGCGTCTTGCCGGTTGA
- a CDS encoding xanthine dehydrogenase family protein molybdopterin-binding subunit encodes MLQAVKSANPGSGDEPWVGRSIERVEDAALLTGRGRFIDDLGVAPGTLHATILRSPHAHADILSIDAEAAKRLPGVAAVLTGSDVKAVTTSLVVGVKAPVECWPIAMDRVRYVGEPVAVIVATDRARAEDAAELINVEYSPRGAVVDPLGAIAPEAPVLHDGFPGNLASDRSFRYGDPEKAFADAPHRFSIDIRYPRNSCTPIETYGVVVSHEAGEDAYEVLANFQGPFSIHTVIARALKVPGNRLRLRTPPDSGGSFGVKQGVFPYIVLIAAAARCTGRPVKWIEDRLEHLTASVSATNRATKLSAAVAADGKILALDWDQVEDCGAHLRAPEPATLYRMHGNLTGAYDISHVKVRNRVVVTNKTPTGLNRGFGGPQVYFALERLGQRIAIGLNLDPLDVIKRNLIEANAFPYRTATGALLDSGNYQEAIAQAVEQGRLGELKAKRDEARAEGRLYGIGFTAVVEPSVSNMGYITTVLTAAERRKAGPKNGAQATATVGLDPVGSVTVHVASVPQGQGHRTVLSQVVADVFGLQPKDIRVNTEIDTAKDAWSIASGNYASRFAAAVAGTAKIAAERVAGKLARIAASQLNVEAADIIFAKGFVASKHNPENRIAFSRVAALSHWSPGSLPDDAGQTIRETVFWTPPELTAPDDEDRINSSLCHGFIFDFCGVEIDRVTLETRIDRYVTMHDCGTILHPGMVNGQIRGGFTQALGAALLEEYAYAEDGSFLTGTLADYLLPTTTEVPEPEIFHMETPSPFTPLGAKGVGEGNCMSTPVCLANAVADALGVADVTLPLVPARLVELVRGAEPPPPAGRVTAAPARDDDRRLRGEGQAVVKGAPEQVWAMLLDPATLQSVIPGCQRVDKVTDTHFRADVTLGIGPVTGRYRADVELFDLDPPRAVTLRGGATGALGFGNAEGRITLAPDGNGGTRLTYSYDAAIGGKVASIGGRLLDGATRVIIGQFFTALARKAGGGGAEGGGFSLFALLAKLASLFGGRR; translated from the coding sequence ATGTTGCAGGCGGTCAAATCCGCAAATCCGGGAAGCGGCGATGAACCGTGGGTCGGGCGTTCGATCGAGCGCGTGGAGGATGCTGCGCTGCTCACCGGCCGCGGCCGCTTCATCGACGATCTGGGCGTTGCGCCCGGCACGTTGCATGCGACCATCCTGCGATCGCCGCACGCACATGCCGATATTCTCTCGATCGATGCTGAAGCTGCAAAGCGCCTGCCGGGCGTCGCCGCGGTTCTGACCGGCAGCGACGTCAAGGCCGTCACCACGAGCCTCGTCGTCGGCGTGAAGGCGCCGGTCGAGTGCTGGCCCATTGCAATGGACCGCGTGCGCTATGTTGGTGAGCCCGTTGCCGTGATCGTGGCGACCGATCGCGCCCGCGCCGAGGACGCGGCCGAGCTCATCAACGTCGAATACAGCCCGCGCGGGGCAGTGGTCGATCCGCTCGGCGCGATCGCACCCGAGGCACCGGTGCTGCACGACGGCTTTCCCGGCAATCTCGCCAGCGATCGTTCCTTCCGCTATGGCGATCCGGAAAAAGCCTTTGCGGATGCGCCGCATCGCTTCTCCATCGACATCCGCTATCCCCGTAACTCCTGCACGCCGATCGAGACCTATGGCGTCGTTGTCTCGCACGAGGCGGGCGAGGACGCCTATGAGGTTCTCGCCAACTTCCAGGGTCCGTTCAGCATCCACACGGTGATTGCGCGGGCATTGAAAGTGCCGGGCAACCGGTTGCGGCTGCGCACGCCGCCGGATTCCGGCGGCAGCTTCGGCGTCAAGCAGGGCGTATTTCCCTACATCGTGCTGATCGCGGCGGCGGCGCGCTGCACGGGACGACCCGTCAAATGGATCGAGGACCGGCTCGAGCATCTCACCGCATCGGTGTCGGCCACCAATCGCGCGACCAAGCTGTCGGCGGCGGTGGCCGCGGATGGCAAGATTCTCGCGCTCGACTGGGACCAGGTCGAGGATTGCGGCGCGCACTTGCGTGCGCCCGAGCCGGCGACGCTCTATCGCATGCATGGCAATCTGACCGGCGCCTACGACATCAGCCACGTCAAGGTCCGCAATCGCGTCGTCGTCACCAACAAGACGCCGACTGGCCTCAACCGCGGTTTTGGCGGGCCGCAGGTCTATTTCGCGCTGGAACGGCTGGGGCAGCGCATTGCGATCGGCCTGAACCTCGACCCGCTTGATGTCATCAAGCGCAACCTGATTGAGGCGAACGCGTTTCCCTATCGCACTGCGACGGGAGCCTTGCTCGACTCCGGCAATTACCAGGAAGCGATCGCGCAAGCGGTCGAGCAGGGCAGGCTTGGCGAACTGAAAGCCAAGCGCGACGAGGCGCGGGCAGAGGGGCGTCTCTACGGCATCGGCTTCACCGCGGTGGTCGAGCCCAGCGTCTCCAACATGGGCTACATCACCACTGTGCTGACCGCGGCCGAGCGTCGCAAGGCGGGTCCCAAGAACGGCGCGCAGGCGACCGCGACCGTCGGCCTCGATCCGGTCGGTAGCGTCACCGTGCACGTCGCCTCGGTGCCGCAGGGGCAGGGCCATCGCACCGTGCTGTCGCAGGTCGTTGCCGACGTCTTCGGCCTGCAGCCGAAGGACATTCGCGTCAACACCGAGATCGACACGGCCAAGGACGCCTGGTCAATCGCGTCAGGGAATTACGCCAGCCGTTTTGCCGCGGCCGTGGCAGGCACCGCGAAGATTGCGGCCGAGCGCGTCGCCGGCAAGCTTGCGCGGATCGCCGCCAGCCAGCTCAACGTCGAGGCTGCCGACATCATTTTTGCAAAAGGGTTCGTCGCCTCAAAACACAATCCAGAGAACCGGATCGCGTTCTCGCGCGTCGCAGCCCTCAGCCACTGGTCGCCGGGCTCGCTGCCTGACGATGCCGGCCAGACCATCCGCGAGACCGTGTTCTGGACGCCACCGGAACTGACGGCGCCCGACGACGAGGACCGCATCAACTCCTCGCTCTGCCATGGTTTCATCTTCGACTTTTGCGGCGTGGAGATCGACCGCGTCACGCTGGAGACACGGATCGACCGTTACGTCACCATGCATGACTGCGGCACCATCCTTCATCCCGGCATGGTCAACGGCCAGATCCGCGGCGGCTTCACACAGGCGCTAGGCGCCGCGCTGCTCGAGGAATATGCCTATGCCGAGGACGGCAGCTTCCTGACGGGCACGCTTGCCGACTATCTGCTGCCGACCACCACCGAGGTGCCGGAGCCCGAGATATTCCACATGGAGACGCCGTCGCCGTTCACGCCGCTCGGCGCAAAAGGCGTCGGCGAAGGCAATTGCATGTCGACGCCGGTGTGCCTCGCCAATGCGGTAGCCGATGCGCTTGGCGTTGCCGACGTCACCTTGCCGCTGGTGCCGGCGCGGCTCGTGGAGCTCGTGCGCGGCGCTGAACCGCCGCCTCCCGCGGGTCGCGTGACCGCTGCCCCCGCGCGCGATGATGATCGGCGCTTGCGCGGTGAGGGGCAGGCTGTGGTGAAGGGCGCGCCCGAACAGGTCTGGGCCATGCTGCTCGATCCCGCGACGCTGCAATCGGTCATTCCGGGCTGCCAGCGCGTCGACAAGGTCACCGACACCCATTTCCGCGCCGATGTCACGCTCGGCATCGGTCCCGTCACCGGCCGCTATCGTGCCGATGTCGAGCTGTTCGATCTCGACCCGCCACGTGCGGTCACCTTGCGCGGCGGCGCCACCGGTGCGCTCGGCTTCGGCAATGCCGAGGGACGCATCACGCTGGCGCCCGACGGCAATGGCGGCACCAGGCTGACCTACAGCTACGACGCCGCGATCGGCGGCAAGGTCGCCAGCATCGGCGGCCGCCTGCTCGACGGCGCAACGCGCGTGATCATCGGCCAGTTCTTCACCGCGCTCGCTCGCAAGGCCGGCGGCGGTGGCGCGGAGGGTGGCGGCTTCTCACTGTTCGCGCTGCTGGCGAAGCTGGCCAGCCTGTTCGGAGGGCGCCGATGA
- a CDS encoding FAD binding domain-containing protein: MKPPAFDYLRAGSISDVLEGLAQQAGDARVLAGGQSLMAMLNMRLAKPKLLIDIMGIRELRQIERKGDAVVIGAGVRQADLLAWPDLTKTLPLVALALPWVGHMQTRSRGTICGSLAHADPSAEMPLTLVALGGEVLLRNTRRRRHVMAKDFFAGMMLTTRADDELIEGISLPVVKGARVAFREVARRHGDFAIVACAAMKIPTGVRLAVGGVADVPTARDWPHLEGSALDDALNTFAYELGARDDVHASARYRRDLVRMIGRDLIGEVLQ; this comes from the coding sequence ATGAAGCCGCCCGCATTCGACTATCTCCGTGCCGGGAGCATCAGTGACGTCCTCGAAGGCCTCGCACAGCAGGCCGGCGATGCCCGTGTGCTCGCGGGCGGGCAATCGCTGATGGCGATGCTGAATATGCGTCTGGCCAAACCAAAGCTGCTGATCGACATCATGGGGATCAGGGAGCTGCGCCAGATCGAGCGCAAGGGCGATGCCGTCGTCATCGGCGCGGGCGTGCGCCAGGCCGATCTGCTGGCCTGGCCGGATCTTACCAAGACGCTGCCGCTGGTGGCGCTGGCGCTGCCTTGGGTCGGACACATGCAGACTCGCAGCCGCGGCACCATCTGCGGCTCCCTCGCGCATGCCGATCCCAGCGCAGAGATGCCGCTGACGCTGGTCGCGCTCGGTGGTGAGGTGCTGTTGCGCAACACCAGGCGCCGCCGCCACGTCATGGCAAAAGACTTTTTTGCCGGCATGATGCTAACCACGCGTGCCGATGACGAGCTGATCGAGGGCATTTCGCTGCCGGTGGTTAAGGGGGCGCGCGTCGCCTTCCGCGAGGTCGCGCGTCGTCACGGCGATTTCGCCATCGTCGCCTGCGCTGCGATGAAGATTCCGACGGGCGTGCGTCTCGCTGTCGGGGGCGTCGCTGATGTCCCGACCGCGCGCGACTGGCCTCACCTGGAGGGCAGTGCGCTCGACGACGCTCTCAATACCTTTGCATATGAACTCGGAGCCCGCGACGACGTCCACGCCAGCGCGCGCTATCGCCGCGACCTCGTGCGGATGATCGGCCGCGACCTGATCGGCGAGGTGCTGCAATGA
- a CDS encoding (2Fe-2S)-binding protein: MTRLKADSRHPVRFSLNGKPVEGEAEPRMLLSDFLRHQLGATGTHVGCEHGVCGACTIVVDGMLTRSCLTLAAQVDGCELRTVEGLPPSADRLGVLQQAFRRNHALQCGFCTAGILMSLDHYLAKNPSPTEAEIRDLLSGHICRCTGYTPIIQATLEAAAELASSNKETPDA, translated from the coding sequence ATGACCCGTCTCAAGGCAGACAGTCGCCATCCCGTCCGTTTCTCGCTGAATGGCAAGCCGGTCGAGGGTGAGGCCGAACCGCGCATGCTGCTCTCCGATTTCCTGCGCCACCAGCTCGGTGCGACCGGAACCCATGTCGGTTGCGAGCACGGCGTCTGCGGCGCCTGCACGATTGTCGTCGACGGCATGCTGACGCGGTCCTGCCTGACGCTCGCGGCGCAGGTCGATGGCTGCGAGCTGAGAACGGTGGAGGGGCTCCCCCCCTCGGCCGACCGGTTGGGTGTGCTGCAGCAGGCGTTCCGCCGCAACCACGCCCTCCAGTGCGGCTTCTGTACCGCCGGCATCCTGATGTCGCTCGACCATTACCTCGCGAAGAATCCATCGCCGACCGAGGCGGAGATCCGCGATCTCCTCAGCGGGCATATCTGCCGCTGCACCGGCTACACCCCGATCATCCAGGCGACCTTAGAGGCCGCCGCCGAGCTTGCTTCATCCAACAAAGAGACGCCCGATGCTTGA
- a CDS encoding AMP-binding protein — MLDLASSFMASAARDPNAVALVDGDLRLTYRQWYDKISALVASFDRLGLKPGDHVVTLLQNRWEAATLHWACQFAGLVITPINWRAKADELDYCIDNAEACAVFYQDISAEAVQGSALAGKLLRVSVDPGTGDATSFADLIKNSAPDAEPRVGADASSIMLYTSGTTSRPKGVPRRHRAERAAAIAHVAQNLYGRGERTLGVMPLYHTMGVRSLLAMSLIGGTFICLPRYDSSHALALIEKEAITNLYLVPTLYHDLVHHEAFAKTDVSTVRKLGFAGASMTDGLLKKLNDAFKPNLFVNHYGSSEIYTFTIDQNAAAKPGSAGKAGLNQHVKVVRIGARSIADLAAVGEEGEIIATLAGDEAFEGYWRRPEADAKSLREGWYFTGDTGYVDPDGDLFVTGRVDDMIITGGENVSPVEIESCLSLHPAVDEVAVVGVADEKWGKVVAAFVKRNRAVSEVELEQFCRTSGLANFKRPRRYVFVDAIPKSPVGKLLRRLLVAGEYEAERLPPSDAA; from the coding sequence ATGCTTGATCTCGCCAGCAGCTTCATGGCCAGCGCCGCGCGCGATCCCAATGCGGTTGCGCTGGTCGACGGCGATCTGCGCCTGACATACCGGCAATGGTACGACAAGATCTCCGCGCTGGTCGCCTCGTTCGACCGCCTCGGCCTCAAGCCCGGCGATCACGTCGTCACGCTGCTGCAGAACCGCTGGGAGGCGGCGACCCTGCACTGGGCCTGCCAGTTCGCAGGGCTCGTGATCACGCCGATCAACTGGCGCGCCAAGGCCGACGAGCTCGATTACTGCATCGACAATGCCGAAGCCTGCGCGGTGTTCTATCAGGACATCTCCGCCGAGGCGGTGCAGGGATCGGCGCTGGCAGGCAAGCTGCTGCGTGTGTCCGTCGATCCCGGGACTGGCGATGCGACCAGCTTCGCCGATCTCATCAAGAACAGCGCGCCGGACGCCGAGCCGCGCGTCGGCGCCGATGCCTCGTCGATCATGCTCTATACTTCCGGTACGACCTCGCGCCCAAAGGGCGTGCCGCGGCGGCATCGCGCAGAACGCGCTGCCGCGATCGCCCATGTCGCGCAAAATCTCTACGGTCGCGGCGAGCGCACGCTTGGCGTGATGCCGCTCTACCACACCATGGGTGTCCGCTCCCTGCTGGCGATGTCGCTGATCGGCGGCACATTTATTTGCCTGCCGCGCTATGACAGCAGCCACGCGCTGGCGCTGATCGAGAAGGAGGCGATCACCAACCTTTATCTGGTGCCGACGCTTTATCACGACCTCGTCCATCACGAGGCCTTTGCCAAAACCGACGTCTCCACCGTGCGCAAGCTCGGTTTTGCCGGTGCGTCGATGACCGATGGCCTGCTGAAGAAACTGAACGATGCTTTCAAGCCAAATCTGTTTGTCAATCACTACGGCAGCTCGGAGATCTACACTTTCACGATCGACCAGAATGCGGCCGCAAAGCCCGGCTCGGCCGGCAAGGCGGGGCTGAACCAGCACGTCAAGGTCGTGCGCATCGGCGCGAGGTCGATTGCGGATCTTGCCGCCGTTGGCGAGGAGGGCGAGATCATCGCGACGCTCGCCGGTGACGAGGCTTTCGAAGGTTACTGGCGCCGTCCCGAGGCCGACGCAAAATCGCTGCGCGAAGGCTGGTATTTTACTGGCGACACCGGCTACGTCGATCCCGACGGCGATCTCTTCGTTACCGGCCGCGTCGACGACATGATCATCACCGGCGGCGAGAATGTCTCGCCGGTCGAGATCGAGAGCTGTCTGTCGCTGCATCCCGCCGTCGACGAGGTCGCGGTGGTCGGCGTCGCCGATGAAAAGTGGGGCAAGGTCGTTGCCGCCTTCGTCAAGCGCAACCGCGCGGTCTCGGAGGTCGAACTGGAGCAGTTCTGCCGCACCTCGGGCCTTGCCAATTTCAAGCGGCCGCGCCGCTACGTCTTCGTCGACGCAATCCCGAAATCGCCGGTCGGCAAGCTGCTGCGGCGACTGCTTGTCGCCGGGGAATACGAGGCCGAGCGCCTGCCGCCGTCGGACGCGGCCTGA
- a CDS encoding enoyl-CoA hydratase/isomerase family protein yields MPSPYTFADPRLAKLDGFKVEIDEAHERADIILGRPPYNVVAMPQRDQLRLTFETLDEDARVRVIVVRGEGEHFSSGGNIGGFMEASPEHVSKLAWNIAAPARCAKPVIVANRGYCFGVGFELSLACDFRIASETTQYALPEQKLGQIPGSGGSARLQKMVGITRTKDIVMRSKRISAKQAYEWGIATECVPDAELERATDKLVDELRTFSPLAQRTAKKLLNDTEDSTLAIAIELEGHCYSRLRQSEDFKEGVEAFNAKRPPKFVGR; encoded by the coding sequence ATGCCGTCACCCTATACATTCGCTGATCCCCGGCTCGCAAAACTCGACGGGTTCAAAGTCGAGATCGACGAGGCGCATGAGCGCGCCGACATCATCCTTGGACGCCCGCCCTACAACGTCGTGGCGATGCCGCAGCGCGACCAGCTCAGGCTGACCTTCGAGACGTTGGACGAAGATGCGCGCGTGCGCGTCATCGTGGTGCGCGGGGAAGGCGAGCACTTCTCAAGCGGTGGCAATATTGGCGGCTTCATGGAAGCGAGCCCCGAGCACGTCTCCAAGCTCGCCTGGAACATCGCGGCGCCCGCGCGCTGCGCCAAGCCCGTGATCGTCGCTAACCGGGGCTATTGCTTCGGCGTCGGCTTCGAGCTGTCGCTGGCCTGCGACTTCCGCATTGCCTCCGAGACCACGCAATACGCGCTGCCGGAGCAGAAGCTCGGCCAGATCCCGGGTTCGGGCGGTTCGGCCCGGCTGCAGAAGATGGTCGGCATCACCCGGACCAAGGACATCGTGATGCGCTCCAAGCGCATCTCGGCCAAGCAGGCCTACGAGTGGGGCATCGCCACCGAATGCGTGCCGGATGCCGAGCTGGAGAGGGCGACGGACAAGCTCGTCGACGAGCTCCGTACCTTCTCGCCGCTGGCGCAGCGCACCGCCAAGAAGCTCCTCAACGACACCGAGGATTCGACGCTCGCCATTGCCATCGAGCTCGAAGGCCATTGCTACAGCCGCCTGCGCCAATCCGAAGACTTCAAGGAGGGTGTCGAGGCCTTCAACGCCAAGCGTCCGCCGAAATTCGTCGGCCGCTGA